A single genomic interval of Gouania willdenowi chromosome 10, fGouWil2.1, whole genome shotgun sequence harbors:
- the LOC114471005 gene encoding fibrinogen-like protein 1, producing MNVGLSLFLAITAGTLCTCVSQGCHEEFTRLQEKEKLLKTQLQKQELLLQKLQTFSQPGNTDKVNANQNQDAKFADCAQIFNSGSKSSGLYTTSPSGRSSSLKVYCDMSDEGGWIVVQRRIDGSETFNRSWTEYKVGFGDMGAEFWLGNDNLHYITAQGNYSLRINLEDFDGNQRYAEYKDFKVADEKDQYRLSFGAYVGTAGDALSGISKVGILEWASLQGIKFSTHDQDNDNYRGNCAEEDKGGWWFNKCQSAHLNGLYYPSGHYSASTDDGIVWYPWRGWWYSLKTSVMKLRPNDFKMDSLNDPNMVHSPPT from the exons GTATCACAAGGTTGCCATGAAGAGTTCACTCGTCTGCAGGAAAAAGAGAAACTTCTAAAGACCCAGCTTCAGAAACAAGAACTCCTCCTTCAGAAACTACAGACGTTCAGTCAACCAGGCAACACAGACAAAGTCAATGCCAACCAGAACCAGGATGCAAAGTTCGCAG ACTGTGCTCAGATCTTCAACTCTGGTTCCAAATCCAGTGGGTTATACACAACCAGCCCATCTGGGAGATCGTCTTCACTCAAAGTCTACTGTGATATGAGTGACGAAGGAGGATGGATTGTTGTTCAGAGACGTATTGATGGAAGTGAGACATTCAATAG GTCATGGACAGAGTATAAGGTTGGTTTTGGGGATATGGGAGCCGAGTTTTGGCTTGGCAATGACAACCTGCACTACATCACTGCACAGG gTAATTATTCCCTAAGAATCAACTTGGAGGACTTTGACGGTAATCAGCGATATGCTGAGTACAAGGACTTTAAAGTAGCTGATGAAAAG GATCAATATCGACTGTCCTTCGGTGCCTACGTAGGTACAGCTGGAGATGCCTTGTCAGGAATTTCCAAGGTTGGCATTTTGGAGTGGGCAAGTCTGCAAGGAATCAAATTCAGCACACACGACCAGGACAATGACAACTACAGAGGAAACTGTGCCGAGGAAGATAAAGGAGGCTGGTGGTTCAACAA GTGTCAATCTGCTCACCTTAATGGACTGTACTACCCCAGCGGACACTATAGTGCTTCAACAGATGATGGTATAGTTTGGTACCCGTGGAGAGGATGGTGGTACTCACTAAAGACCAGCGTCATGAAGCTGCGGCcaaatgatttcaaaatggaCTCTCTTAATGACCCTAACATGGTTCACAGTCCACCCACATAG